A region of Bacteroidales bacterium DNA encodes the following proteins:
- the cas4 gene encoding CRISPR-associated protein Cas4: protein MNDKTVTGTQFNYFLVCHRKLWLFSRGITMEHESDLVLEGKLVHEESYPRRNESFEEIEIDGIKIDFFDPKNNIIHEIKKSNRFEQAHVWQLKYYISILKDHGLNNVTGLLEYPRLRRTEQVILTEDDRTEINEYLAEIKKILANDKCPDRKKITACKNCSYFDFCWSGESDEPIRKPS, encoded by the coding sequence ATGAATGACAAGACCGTTACCGGCACTCAATTTAATTACTTCCTCGTATGCCACCGCAAGCTATGGCTCTTTTCACGCGGCATCACTATGGAGCATGAATCCGATCTTGTGTTGGAAGGAAAGCTGGTCCATGAAGAATCATATCCCCGCCGGAATGAAAGCTTTGAGGAAATTGAAATTGACGGGATAAAAATCGACTTTTTCGATCCGAAAAATAATATCATTCATGAGATCAAGAAATCAAACCGTTTTGAGCAAGCACATGTCTGGCAATTAAAGTATTACATCAGTATTTTAAAGGATCACGGGCTGAATAATGTTACCGGGCTGCTCGAATATCCACGGTTACGGCGAACTGAACAGGTAATCCTGACCGAAGATGACAGAACAGAGATAAACGAATACTTAGCGGAAATCAAGAAAATATTGGCTAATGATAAGTGCCCGGACCGGAAAAAGATCACAGCATGTAAAAATTGCAGTTATTTTGATTTTTGCTGGAGTGGTGAAAGTGATGAACCCATAAGGAAACCCTCATGA